From a region of the Chitinophaga caseinilytica genome:
- a CDS encoding efflux RND transporter periplasmic adaptor subunit — protein sequence MSSNIIISMLCAGALWLAACSPSGQKEAEKEAQSGEHEEHAHENPNTVSFTAEQVKSIGLTTGSLETKQLTASLKTNGMLRVPNQNKAIVNSLYSGVIRSLLVQPGNTVKKGQVIATIGNPAFAQSQSEYLTVQTRIKLAEQELNRQRELTAGNAGALKNLQAAEAELKTLQTQQSNLGQQLRMMGIEPSAISNGKLVSELAVRSPISGVVSSVGVQMGSYVDLTSPIADIVDNSQLHLDLFVYEKDLSKLRNGQVIHFTLTNNPGKEYDAEIFSLGSTFEGEAKAVSVHAKVKGDKTGLIDGMSITAIISLEKASVPAVPTDAIVNHQGQDFVFIVTDAHTEDEHHDEKDHGHSHDEGEAHDHKEEKPAATGDGLTFEKIPVVKGTTDIGYTEITLLKEIPANAKIVVKGAFFVLAKMTNQGEAHAH from the coding sequence ATGAGCAGCAATATCATTATCTCCATGCTTTGCGCCGGCGCCCTGTGGCTCGCCGCCTGTTCGCCTTCCGGTCAAAAGGAAGCGGAAAAGGAAGCGCAGTCGGGCGAACACGAAGAACACGCACACGAAAATCCCAATACCGTTTCGTTTACGGCAGAACAGGTCAAATCCATCGGGCTGACCACCGGGTCGCTGGAAACCAAACAGCTCACGGCTTCCCTGAAAACGAACGGCATGCTGCGCGTCCCGAACCAGAACAAGGCCATCGTCAATTCCCTGTACAGCGGCGTCATCCGTTCGCTGCTCGTGCAGCCGGGAAATACGGTGAAAAAAGGACAGGTGATCGCCACCATCGGCAACCCTGCCTTCGCCCAATCCCAAAGCGAATACCTGACGGTGCAAACACGGATCAAACTGGCGGAACAGGAATTGAACCGGCAGCGTGAACTGACGGCCGGCAACGCCGGTGCGCTGAAGAACCTCCAGGCGGCGGAAGCGGAGCTCAAAACCCTGCAAACCCAGCAATCGAACCTGGGCCAGCAGCTCCGCATGATGGGCATCGAACCTTCGGCGATCTCCAACGGGAAACTGGTGTCGGAACTGGCGGTGCGCAGCCCCATCAGTGGCGTGGTGAGCAGCGTGGGCGTGCAGATGGGCAGTTATGTAGACCTGACGTCGCCCATCGCCGATATCGTTGACAATAGCCAATTGCACCTCGATCTGTTCGTATATGAAAAAGACCTGTCGAAGCTCCGCAACGGCCAGGTGATCCATTTCACACTGACGAACAACCCCGGGAAGGAATATGACGCGGAAATCTTCTCCCTCGGCTCCACGTTCGAAGGCGAAGCGAAAGCGGTGTCCGTTCACGCGAAAGTGAAAGGCGATAAAACCGGATTGATAGATGGGATGAGCATTACCGCCATCATCAGCCTCGAAAAAGCCAGTGTGCCGGCAGTGCCTACAGACGCGATCGTGAACCATCAGGGCCAGGATTTCGTTTTCATCGTGACGGACGCACATACGGAAGACGAACATCACGACGAAAAAGACCATGGGCATTCGCACGACGAAGGCGAAGCGCACGACCATAAAGAAGAAAAGCCCGCCGCCACCGGCGATGGCCTTACGTTCGAGAAGATACCCGTCGTGAAAGGCACTACAGACATCGGTTATACGGAAATAACCCTGCTGAAGGAAATTCCCGCCAATGCAAAAATCGTCGTGAAAGGCGCGTTTTTCGTACTGGCGAAAATGACGAACCAGGGAGAGGCCCACGCGCACTAG
- a CDS encoding heavy metal translocating P-type ATPase, with amino-acid sequence MNESKPAAVAANEESHEGHSHGGVFGKNTELVFSLLCGALLGIGFLLSRFTAVPQIVPLILYIGAYFFGGFFTAKEAVQTIAKGKFEIDFLMLVAAAGAGFLGSWAEGALLLFLFSLGHALEHFAMERARKSIAALSDLAPKTALLKQNGDTKEVPISALNLGDVIVVRPNTKISADGFIVKGSSSVNQAPITGESMPVDKKAAPDPEMPVEKATSLDAEYKVFAGTINGNELLEVKVTKLAADSTLSRLIRLVNETQSQKSPTQLFTDKFEKFFVPAVLILVTALCFAYLVVDEPFSKSFYRAMSVLVAASPCALAISTPSAVLSGVARAAKAGVLIKGGGPLEDLGALEVLAFDKTGTLTEGKPKLTKIVPLTGMSETELLKIVVAVESLSDHPIAKAISRDGRERLKDEAIPPAHDLEAVLGKGIKAALGNDAIYMGNMALFQSLDDAPPDASVAEKVSASEKEGNTTMLVRRNREYIGMIAVMDTPRPEARQALQELKAAGIRRMAMLTGDNGEVAKAVAEAVGVMDVYANLLPEQKVEVIQQLTKDESKIAMVGDGVNDAPAMAKSTVGIAMGAAGSDVALETADIALMGDKLSLLPFAIGLSRQARKIIRQNLVISLGVVAVLIPLTILDIASIGPAVIAHEGSTLVVVFNALRLLAYKWGQHGPASPSK; translated from the coding sequence ATGAATGAATCGAAACCGGCTGCCGTAGCGGCTAACGAAGAATCGCACGAAGGGCACTCGCATGGCGGCGTTTTCGGGAAGAACACCGAACTGGTATTCTCCCTGCTGTGCGGGGCGTTGCTGGGGATAGGGTTCCTACTGTCCAGGTTTACAGCGGTGCCGCAGATCGTGCCGCTGATATTGTATATCGGCGCGTATTTCTTCGGCGGTTTCTTTACCGCGAAAGAAGCCGTACAGACCATCGCCAAAGGGAAGTTCGAGATCGATTTCCTCATGCTGGTAGCCGCCGCCGGCGCGGGATTCCTGGGCAGCTGGGCCGAAGGCGCATTATTGCTGTTTCTGTTCAGCCTCGGGCATGCGCTGGAACATTTCGCCATGGAGCGCGCCCGCAAATCCATCGCCGCTTTGTCTGACCTGGCGCCCAAAACGGCGCTGCTAAAGCAAAACGGGGATACGAAGGAAGTGCCGATCAGTGCATTGAACCTGGGAGACGTGATCGTGGTGCGCCCGAATACGAAGATCTCCGCAGACGGGTTCATCGTAAAAGGCAGCAGCAGCGTGAACCAGGCGCCCATCACCGGCGAAAGCATGCCGGTAGATAAGAAAGCCGCGCCCGACCCGGAGATGCCCGTTGAAAAGGCAACTTCGCTGGACGCGGAATACAAAGTATTTGCGGGCACCATCAACGGCAACGAACTGCTGGAAGTGAAGGTGACCAAGCTGGCGGCGGATTCTACGTTATCGCGGCTGATCAGGCTCGTCAATGAAACGCAATCGCAAAAATCCCCCACGCAGCTGTTCACCGATAAATTCGAGAAATTCTTCGTGCCGGCGGTCCTCATCCTCGTCACGGCGCTTTGCTTCGCGTACCTGGTGGTCGACGAGCCCTTCAGCAAAAGCTTCTATCGCGCCATGTCGGTGCTCGTGGCCGCAAGCCCCTGTGCCCTGGCCATTTCCACACCCAGTGCCGTGCTCAGCGGCGTGGCGCGCGCGGCGAAAGCCGGCGTGCTCATTAAGGGCGGCGGGCCGCTGGAAGACCTCGGCGCACTGGAAGTGCTGGCTTTCGATAAAACCGGTACGCTCACGGAAGGCAAACCCAAACTGACGAAGATCGTTCCACTAACGGGCATGTCCGAAACGGAACTGCTGAAGATCGTGGTGGCCGTAGAATCCCTCAGCGATCACCCTATCGCAAAGGCGATCTCGCGGGATGGACGGGAACGGCTGAAGGACGAAGCGATCCCACCCGCGCACGACCTGGAAGCCGTACTGGGAAAAGGGATCAAAGCCGCCCTGGGCAATGATGCGATCTATATGGGCAACATGGCGCTGTTCCAGTCGCTCGATGATGCCCCGCCCGACGCATCCGTCGCGGAGAAAGTGTCCGCTTCCGAAAAGGAAGGCAATACAACGATGCTGGTGCGTCGCAACCGGGAATACATCGGCATGATCGCGGTGATGGACACCCCGCGCCCGGAAGCCCGGCAGGCGCTGCAGGAGCTCAAGGCCGCAGGTATCCGCCGGATGGCCATGCTCACGGGCGATAACGGGGAAGTCGCCAAAGCGGTAGCGGAAGCTGTAGGCGTGATGGACGTATATGCCAACCTGTTGCCCGAGCAGAAAGTGGAAGTGATCCAGCAACTGACGAAAGACGAAAGCAAGATAGCCATGGTCGGCGATGGCGTGAACGATGCGCCCGCCATGGCGAAAAGCACCGTCGGCATCGCCATGGGCGCCGCGGGCAGCGATGTGGCGCTGGAAACGGCAGACATCGCGCTTATGGGCGATAAGCTCTCGCTCCTGCCCTTCGCGATCGGCCTGAGCCGCCAGGCCCGCAAGATCATCCGGCAGAATTTGGTGATCAGCCTGGGCGTGGTGGCGGTGCT